The DNA window CCCTCAGCGATCCGGAAGGCCGGCGCTCGCTCCGCGATCTGCTGCCGCCGGGTCCGCGGCTCTTTCCGGTCGGGCGCCTCGACGCCGACACCAGCGGACTTCTGCTGCTCACCAACGACGGCGAGCTCGCCCACCATCTCATGCATCCGCGCTACGGCGTCGCCAAGCGCTATCGCGTTCACGTGGATCGTGCGCCGAACGAGCGCGAGCTGGCGCGGCTCCAGAACGGCGTCGAGTTCGAGCCCGGAATCGTCAGCTCGCCCGCCCAGGTGTGGTTGCGCGACTCGGATTCCGGCGAGGCGGTGATCGAGCTGGCGCTTCACGAGGGGCGACAGCGCCAGGTGCGCCGCATGTGCGAGGCGGTCGGGCTCACGGTGAGGCGGCTCCATCGCTACGGCTATGGGCCGCTCAAGCTCGGCGATCTGACGCGCGGCCTGTGGCGCGAGCTGTCCGATGAAGAGGTGGCGGCCTTGCGGGCCGCCTCGGCGAGGCCGCAGCTGCGGGGGTCGAGAGGCTCGCAGTTCACGGGGCGGCGCAGCTTCGAGCGCGATCGCGCTCGACCGCGCCGGAGATTTCACGCCGTCGAGGAGCGCCGCCCGCGATTCGAAAGCCGGCCCCGCGATGAGGGTCGGGCGAAACTCGAGAGCGGCTCCCGCGATGAGCGCCGCCCGCAATTCGAGAGCCGGCCCCGCGACGAGCGCCGCCCGCGATTCGAGGGTCGCTCCCGCGTTGAGGGTCGGGCGAAACTCGAGAGCCGCTCCCGCGGCGAGCGCCGCCCGCGTCTCGGGCGCAGTGGGCGGGAAGCGGGTAGGCGGCCCCTCGCTCCACGCCCCGCTCGGCGAGATGGCCGCCGGCCTGGCCCGCTCGAGGCGCCCGCGGGCGGTCCCCGCAGACGCGCTCGCGGACCCCGGCAGCGGCCATTCGAACCCCGCCCGCAGCGACCCTGGCGCCGGGGAGACGAGCGGCCGAGCGGGGCAAATCCGCCACGTCCCGGGCGCAGGCCCTCAGCCGCTGGCCCCTCGAAGCGCCGCCGCCGCGGCGCGCCGCGGACCGCCGCCACGGAGCGGCCATTCGAGCGGTTCAGGCGCCGGCGCCCAACCTCTTGAAGTGCTGGGCATTGCAGTACTAGCGTTGAGGTGACGCGCGAGCGTCGAAAATCCCGAGCCTCGGTCCGCCTGCGGGAACGATTCCTGCGCATGGGGGCGTGTTCCGTTTGTCATGCAGGCAAGGGTGGCCTGTGCGCGCGGTCAGCGGGCGCGCTCACGCACGGAAGCTCCTCGCTCCGGTCCGTCTGGAACCGGAGGTCCGAGGCCCGGTTTGCAGCTCGATCGTGTTCCGCCGCGAATCTCCCCACCAGAAACTGGAACGCTTCCGCCCGCAAGCGGGGTAGGAAGCGTGGGCCCCGTCACGCCGGAGCCGGTGTTGTCGCCTGCCCGGCGGCCGGGAGTTCTCCAGTGGATCTTGGCGGCACTGGTGACGCTCATGTTGCTCGGGACCGGGGAGCCCTGGCGGGCGGACCCGAGGTTCCGCTCTCCCGGCGCCACGCTGGATACCTACTGGCAGGCGCTGCGGAACGATGACGATTTCACGGCCGAGGAATGCCTGATCGAACCCGGGCGCGATCTGCCGTCGCCCGGCAGCTTGTGGTTCCTGCCGCCGACGACCGCGCTGCGCCTCGCGAACGTGCGTTCGCTGCCGGTCGAGAGTGGCCGGGTGATGGTCACGTACGAAGTGCGCTTCGTTCCGCTCGGCGGGGGCGGCGAGCAGGTGTTCAAGACCGCCGCCGAGCTGATTCGCAATCGAGGCGAGTGGCGTATCGGCCGGCCGATCGGAGAAGTGAGTCTGCCGGAGTGGAAGCCCATTCCGCGGACGGTTGACAGCTGAGATGAGGGACTCCTAGGGTCTCTCGTCCGGCCGGAGGGGAGAGAACCCGAGGAAATATGAAGCACCTACGCTCCGCGCTGCCGCTCGTCCTGATCGTCTCCCTCCTCGGCAGCCGCCCGGCCCAGGCCACGAAATACGCCGGTGAATTCCTCAAGATTCCGGTCGGCGCCCGCGCGATCGGCATGGGCGGCGGCTTCACGGCGGTCGCCGACGACGCCTCGGCGCCCTACTGGAACCCCGCAGGAATGGTCTACCTGCCCTACCGGGAAGTCACGGCGCAGCACGACTGGCGATTCGGCGACCTGCTGGTGCACGACTATCTCGGCGGCGTGATGCCGCTCGGCGGCGAGACCGGAAAGAAGGCCGCGCTCGGCGTCACGCTGATCCGGCTGTCCACCGACGACATTCCCGTCACTCCGCGCCCCGGCGATCTCAAGCCCGGCGAGTTCCTCGACTACGGGGCCGACGGCCAGCCGGGAACCTTCGACTTCGGCGAAGGCGACGGGAAGTGGGAGGTGGGCGAGCGCCTGCTGATCCCGCCCGATCGCATCTTCATGGCTAGCAGCTACGACGCCGCCGGCATGATCTCGTACGCGCGACAGCACGGCCCTCACTGGGCCTACGGGCTCAACCTCAAGTTCGTTCACAGCAGCATCCCCGACACGATTCCCGGCCAGCACGTGACCTCGTGGGGCGCCGGGCTCGACGGCGGCCTCCTCTACATGCCCACCGACGCCATCACGCTCAGCGCATCCGCCCACGATCTCACCACCACGTACATCGCCTGGAGCAATGGCACGCACGAGCAGATATCGCCCACGCTCGACACCGGCATCGGCGTCAACTTCTTCCCCGCGCCGCGGCACGCGATCACCTGGGGATTCGACCTGGCGTGGGGGTTCGAACGCCGCAGCCTGGACAGCGAGATCTCGCTGGGCGGGCAGACCTGGGACATCCGCACCGGCCTCGAGTACTGGTACGCGAACATGGTGGCGCTGCGCGCGGGCGCCTACGGCAAGGATCTCACCCTGGGGGCCGGCGTTCGCTACAAGCAGTTCGGCGCCGACTACGCCGTGTCGATCACGCGCTTCTTCGCGTCCGACAATCCCGACTTCCCGAGCGACACGTCGTTCGATCCTTCCCAGCTGATTTCGATTGGCTGGAGCTGGTAACCGGGAAGGCAGCGCCTCCGATCGGCGATCGCGGCGAGGCTCGGTCGCTCCCCGCGACGAAGTATCTCGAGGAATCCGTCTTGCTCCTCGCGCTCACGCGCCTTGCGCTCCACGATCCGAGGCGCGGCTCCGCCGGTTCTTGACCTAGCGCGAATCGCTACATAACCTGCCGGCTTCGAGTTCCGCCGCCGAGTGCGTCGCGGCGCTCCGGGGGGAAGCCGTGCGCCACACCATGATGCTGGTGCTGTCGGGGGGCGGGGGCGAGCGCCTCGGGGTGCTGACCGCTGAACGAGCGGTGAGCGCCGTGCCCTTCGGCGGCAAGTACCGCGTCATCGACTTCGTGCTGAGCAACTGCTGCCATTCGGGCGGCGAGCGGATCGGGGTGCTCACCCAGCACGCGCCCACCTCGCTGCACGATCACATCGGCGCCGGCCGGCCCTGGGATCTCGATCGGCGCGGCGGCGGCGTCACCATCCTCCAGCCCTATCTCACCCGCAGTCACGCCGGCTGGTACCGCGGCACCGCCGACGCGATCGCGCAGAACTGGGATTTCATCGAGGAGCGCCATCCGCAGCGCGTGCTGATCCTCTCGGGCGACCACGTCTATCGCATGGACTATCGCGCGCTGCTCGCCACTCATCTCGAGCGCCGCTCCTCGGCCACCATCGCGGTGACGCGGGTGCCGGCCGATCAGACGCGGCGATTCGGCATGGCCACCGTGGATCGCGAGGGGCGCGTCACCGCCCTGGTCGAGAAGCCCGAGCGCGCCGACACGCCGTTCGCGTCGATGGGCATCTACCTGTTCGACACCGAGGCGCTCGGCGAGCTGATCCAGTCGAAGCCGGTGGACATGGTGCTCGATGTGCTTCGGCCCATGCTGCAGGCGGGAGGGCGGGTCGTCGCTCACGAGTTCCAGGGGTTCTGGGAGGACGTCGGGACGGTGGGCTCGCTGTATCGGGCCAACCTCGAGCTGGTGGCACCGGTGCCGAGGTTGGTGTTGGACGACCAGCGCTGGCCCATCCTCACGCGCGACGAGGAACGCCCCCCGGTGCGCATCGGCTCGAGCGCGATCCTCGAGGACAGCCTGGTCGCGAACGGCTGCCGCGTCTCGGGCGCCGTGCGGCGCTCGGTGCTGTCGCCCGGCGTGAGCGTCGAAGCCGGCGCCGAGGTGGTGGAGTCGGTGGTGATGAGTGACGTGCGCATCGAGCGTGGCGCGCACGTGCGCCACGCGATACTCGACAAGTACGTCCGCGTCGGCGCCGGCGCCGAAATCGGCTCCGGAGAACCTCCCCAGCACCGGGAGCACGCCTGGCTCGAGGGCCTGACCCTGGTGGGCAAGGACGCGGTGGTGCCGGCGGGCGCGCGGCTCGGGCGCGCGGTGATGGTGGGAGTGGGCGCGACGCCCGGCTCGTTCGGCGACGGACCCGTGGATGCCGGCACCGTGATCCCGAGCCGGGTGTGGCACGAGGTGTCGGAGTGAGGACCACGCGCTACGCCTTCATTCTCGCCGGAGGCGTGGGCAGCCGGCTGTGCCTGCTCGCCGAACGGCGCGCCAAGCCGGCGGTACCGTTCGGCGGCAAGTACCGGATCATCGACTTCACGCTGTCGAACTGCGTGAACTCGGGCATCTTCGACATCGGCGTGCTGACGCAATACCGGCCGACCTCGCTCAATCAGCACATCGGAACCGGGAGACCCTGGGATCTCGACCGAAATCGCGGCGGGGTCCAAATCCTGCAGCCCGCACTGGGTATGCTGGAGAGCGACTGGTATCAGGGCACCGCCGACGCGATCTACCGCAATCTGATCCATCTGCGCCGTCGCCGCACCGATCAGGTGTTGATCCTGTCGGGCGACCATGTCTACAAGATGGACTACAACGTGCTGTTCGCCTTCCACACCGCGAAGGGTGCGGGGGTCACGGTGGCGGTCACCGAGGTGCCGGAGTCGCAGGTCAGCTCGTTCGGCATCCTCGAAACCGACGCCAACGGGCGTGTGATCGCATTCCGCGAGAAGCCGAAGTCGTCGCCCTCGCGGCTCGCCTCGATGGGCGTCTACCTGTTCGATCGCGAATCGCTGATCCGCTGGCTGGTGGAAGACGCCGAGGATCCCGGTTCGAGCCACGACTTCGGCAAGGACCTGCTGCCGCGCCTGGTGGCGCGCGACGCCGGCGTCTACGCCTATCGCTTCGGCGACTACTGGCAGGACGTGGGAACGCTCGACTCCTACTACGAGGCCAACCTCGCGTTTCTCTCGAAGACTCCGCCGCTCGATCTCGCCGATCCCGACTGGATCATCCACACGCAGAGCGCCGATCGCGCGCCGGTTCGCTTCGAGCACGGCGGCCGCGTCGCCGAGAGTCTGGTGGCGAACGGCTGCCGCATCGCCGGCCGCGTCGAGCGCTCGGTGCTGTTCCCGGGCGTCACGGTGGCGCGCGGCGCCACGGTGCGCGACAGCATCGTCATGCATGATACGGTCGTGGGTCGCGAGGCGGTGGTGGACCGCGCGATCGTCGACAAGGAGGTTCACGTCGGCGAGCAGGCGGTGATCGGCTCCGGCGAAGCGCGCACCCCGAACCGCGCCTGCCCCGAACATCTCTCGAGCGGGCTGCTGGTGGTGGGCAAGGGCGCGCGCCTCCCCGCCCGGCTGAAGGTCGGGCGCAACGCGCGGATCGGCGCGTTCGTCACCGAATCGGCGTTCGCCGGCGATGTCCCGGCCGGCGGCGTGGTGGACGGCCCGGAGTCCATGCATTGAGGCGGTCGCGGATGATGCAAAGCCGGAGAGCTTCTCGATGACGCTTCGATTGCAGGCGGTGGTGAATGGCGAGCCGCGCATCTGGCCGCTCCAGGGCGAGCGCCTGGGGATCGGCCGCTCGTCGCGCAATGCCATCCAAATCGCCGACGCGACCGTCTCCAAGGAGCACGCCGAGATCGTCCATCTCGCCGACGGCTGGTGGATCCGCGACCTCGGCAGCCGCAACGGGACACGCGTGAACCAGCAGGAGGCGCCGCAACCCACCCGGCTCCAGGAATCCGACCTGCTCGAGATCGGCAGCGTCATCCTGCGCGTGCTGGGGGAGGCCGCCGAGGAACTGACCCAGTGGACACCCTCTCAGGGCGTCAGCTCGTCGCTCCGGCTCAACGCGCGCGACATTCTCGGCCGCAGCGGCTCGACCGCCGCGAGTCCTGGGCTGGTCCATGTGCTGGCTGAAGCCGGCCGCGTGCTGGTGTTGCCGCGCCCGCTGCATGAAACCTGCGAGGAGATCCTCAAGTTCGTCGAGAAGGCGATTCCCGCCAGCCGCCTGATCCTGCTGCTGCGCGATCGACCGGGCGCCGAGCCGGTGCAAATGGCGGGTCGCTTCCGCGGTGGCAGCGCGCGGCAGCCGCTCGCGATCTCTCGCGCCATCCTCGACACCGTGCTCAACGAATGCACGTCGGTGATCACCGCCGATGCCGCGATGGATCCGCGCTTTGCCGCGCGCGAGAGCATCATCGCGCTCGCCGTGCATTCGGCGATGGCGGTGCCGCTGTTCGACAACGAGAAGGTGCTGGGCGTGCTCTACGCCGACACTTCCGACTTCACCGTCACCTACGGGCAGGAGCAACTCGAGATTCTGACCCTGCTCGGCAACATGGCGGCGGTGAAGATCACCAACGCCCGGCTGCTCGAAGCCGAACAGGCCAGCCAGCGCATGGCGCAGGAGCTGGCCACTGCCACGCGCATCCAGCAGAACCTGCTGCCCGACCCGCCGGTGGGGCTGGCCGGGTGGGAGTGCGCGGCGCGCCTGCTCACCTGCTACGAAGTGGGCGGCGATCTCTACGATTTCTACCTGCGCCCGGACGGCCGCCTGATCTTCGCGCTCGGCGACGTGTCAGGAAAGGGAATGGGCGCGGCGCTGCTGATGTCCTCGGTGCTGTCGTCGGCACGCGTTCTCTACGACGCCGCCGGCGAGGTCGGCGAGCTGGTGCGCCGGCTCAACGCGGTGGTGCACCGCGGCACCGACTCCGGCCACTTCGTGACGCTGTTCCTCGGCGAGCTGGACCTGGGGAGCGGCCGACTCACCTACGTGAACGCCGGCCACAATGCGCCGCTGGTGCTCGGCCCGAACGGTGTCACCGCGCTGCCTGCGGACGGCGTGCCGCTCGCCGTGCTCCCGGAGTTCCCGTACGAGAGCCGCTCGATCGAGCTCCAGCCCGGCTCGCTGTTCGCGCTGTTCACCGACGGCATTCCCGAGGCGCGAAACGGAGAGGAATTCTTCGGCGACGATCGCATCCGCGATGCCCTGCTCGAGCTGGCGAAGCTGCCCGACCTCGAGCAAGTGGCCGACGGGCTGGTGGAGAAGGTCGAAGCGTTCACGGCCGGCGGCCAGCGGAGTGATGACATCACGCTGGTCATGCTGCGGCGCGCCGGCTAGGCGCGCGTCCGAATCGGCCGTCTAACCGTTCGGCAGCCTGAGACGCTGCCCGGCGCGAACCCGGCTGCTGGTGAGGCCGTTGGCGCGCATCAACGACGTGACACTCACTCCATGTCGCTTGGCGATGTCCGACAGCGTGTCGCCCGACTGGACCACCACATGAGGCGAGCCGTCGTCGGCGATGGCGCTGGTCTGGCGCGATCGCGAGTGGTGGCGTCGCTTCGGCGGCGCCTTGAGCCCGGCGATCTGGGCGCTGTCGGCGGCGGCGGCCTCGACACCGGCGCTGTCGGCCGCGCTCGAGCGGATCTTCAGCCGCGTGCCGCGGCGGAGGTAGGTCGTGCTCAGATGGTTCCAGCGCCGGATGTCGGAGGCCGAGCACCCGTATTGATCGGCGATCGAGGCGAGCGTCTCGCCGCGATGCACGACGTGCGTGGTGCGGCCTTCGGCGGTGGACTGCCCGGAGAGCTGGGCCGGGACCTTGAGCTCGCGCGGCGGCACGTACGAGGTCGAAGCGCGCGGATCGCTCGCGTCCACCAGCAACGGCGCATCCAGGTCGCGGGACGCCGGGACCGCCAGCACCATCCCTCGGCGGAGCGGACGCTTGCGGCCGATGCCATTCGCGCGTGCGAGGGCCTGAGCGCTGACATGGTACTGATTCGCGATCGCCTGCAGGGTTTCGCCGCTGCGCACGCGGTGTCTCACCGTCACGTCGGCCAGCGGAATCGAAGCGCCCGCCTGCAGCTTGCTCGAAATCAGCTCGCCCTTGCCGCGCGGCACGCGGACGGTGGTGATGCCGTCCTTGCCGGGCAGCGCGTGGCGCACCACCGCGGGGTTCAGCTCCTTGAGCTCGTCCACGCCGCACTCGGCGAGCCGCGCCACGCTGCGCAGATCCACCGCGCCCTTGAGCGCGACTTCGTCGAACTCCATCGGGTCGTCGAGCTCGACGTCGTCGAATCCGTACTTGACCGGATCCCGACTGATCGCCAGTACCGCCATGAACTGCGGGACGTAGTCCTCGGTCTGTCGAGGCAGCTTGAGGTCCCAGTAGTTGGTGGTGCCCTGGCTCTTGATCGCGCGCAGGATGGTGCCTTCGCCGGCGTTGTACGAAGCCAGCGCCAGCGGCCAGTCGCCGAAGATCGAGTACAGGTGTTTCAGGTAGCGGGCGGCGGCCACCGTGGACTTCTCCGGGTCCTTGCGCTCGTCCACCCACTGGTTGACGTCGAGGCCGAACAGCCGGGCGCTCGAGCGCACGAATTGCCACGGGCCGACCGCGTGCGAGACCGAGCGGGCGTTGAGATTGAAGCCGCTCTCCACGAACACCAGGTGCACGAGATCGGGCGGCAGGCCCTCTCGCTGGAGGATGGTGCGGAACAGACTCATGTAGCGGCCGGAGCGCTTGAGCCAGCGCTCGAAGGTCGAGCGGCCGTTGCCGGTGAAGAACTCGATCCAGCGATAGACGTCCGTGTTGAACTGAGGCTGCAGCTCCTCGACGGCGGGGGCGTTGAGCACGCGCTCGTCGGCCTCGTTGCCCGGCTCGACCGGCGGCTGCGATTCCCAGTCGTGCCGGGCGACGTCGCGCAGGCCCTCGAATCGGCTCTGCAGATCCACCAGTTCGAGACGTTCGGTGGCGTTGGGATCCGCCGAGAGATCGGCCTCGATCTCGATCAAAGACTGGATGGCCGCCTGGAGCGCCAGCTCGGGCCGGCCATCGTGCTTGAGCTTCCAGGCCCGCTGGTAGGCCGAGCGCAGCTCGCCGAGCCGGGGCGCGCGCGTCGAATCGGCGGGCGCGGCGGCCAGGACCTGAGCACGCGACGGGCCCGCCCAGAGGGGGGCGAGCGCCAGCGCCGCGAGCAGCAGGAGCACGATCGGTCTCGTCTTCTTCGTCAAAGGAACTCTCCCGGGACCCCAGGCTCGGCCCTGCCCGAACCGCGGCAAGCTACCGGCTCCGGCATGCAGGATGCAAGCCGGGCCGTGCGGGTTGACCCATGGAAAGAGTCGACCCGCTCGATTCTGGAGAGGTTAGCCGGCCACCACCCCATTCCGGCCGCAAGAGCTATGCCACAAGTTCGTAACTCATTGACACTTGCGCGGCACTTGGCTAGCGTGCCGCTGACGCGTGCAGGCACTGCCGTGCCCGTTCCAAGGGGAGGGAACCCCTCAATATGAATGTGGCCACCACTGAGCTCCGCCAGTGGATGGTTTCGGCCCGCGGCCGTGGCGAAGTCCTGACCACATCGGTCCGCGGACCCGGCATCGAGGTGGTGCTGCTGGGGGCACCGGCCAGCTTCGATGCCGACGAGCTCGAAGCCTGGTTGCGCGACCTGGTGGCCGTCTCTCGCGAGACCGCCGCTGGCGACACCGGCGCTCGCCCGATTCCGGCACTCCTTCATCATCTCCTCACCGGTCTGCTGTTCTCGCATGCCGAGCTCTGGAGCCGCTCGAAGCAAACCGCTCCACTCTCGATGGCGTTCGTGCGAACGCCTCAACAGGTCGCGTTCGGCTGGGTGGGAGAGACGACTCCCGATCTGTGGCTCGATGATCAGCACGTGACGGTGGAGTGGGTGAGGATCCGCGATCAGGCCGGCAACGAAGCGCGCTCGCTCGCGATCGACTCGCGCCATCGCGTCCGACTCCACATGGGGCTCGATATTCCCTTCGGCACGCAGCCGATCGCGGCCTCGGTGGATGCGGCCTGGGTGCCCGAATCCGATCCGGACCCGACGCCGGTGGCGGTCGTGTCGCCCCCGCAGGCGCTCGCCGATCAGCCGACCTCGCCGCCGGGCGCCGCCGCCCCCGGTGAGACGCCGGCGGAGCCATCCGGCTCGGATTGGACCGTGGTCTACGACGGCGAATCGGCGCCCGAGGAAGCGGGCGCCGAATCCCAGCAGCACCGGCCGAGCGGCAACTGGTGGCATCGCATCACCGGCTGGCTCACCCGGCGCCAGCGCCCGCGACCGGCGGCCGATGTCACTCGAGAGACCCCGGATGCCGGCGCGATCTCGGAGTGGAGCGAAGAGCAGATCGCCGCCGGTTCGTTGCCCGATCAGGTTCCGCCTAGTCCCGAGCCGGCGGAGCTGACCGCGCGGACCGTCGAGCCGACCCCGCTCCCGGTGATCGAAGCGCTGACCCCTGCTCCGGCCGAGCCCGAGGCGCTCGCGCCGCCGGCGGCTCCCGCGGTCACTGCGCCCCAGGCACCTGCTCCGCTGGCCGCGACGCCCCCGCTCGCGCCATCCGCTCCGCTGGCCGCGCCGAGCGCTCCGCTGGCCGCGCCATCCGCTCCGCCGGCCGCGCCGAGCGCTCCGCTGGCCGCGCCATCCGCTCCGCCGGTGGGAAGCCTGTCGGACTTCCGTCTCGAAGGAGTGACTCCCTGGGAGCCCAGCAGTCAGACGGTAGGTCCACCACCGCTCCCCGGTTCGATCACGGCACGCAACCCCTCGATGTTCGTGCCACGCAGCACGGGACCTGTGCCGCTGTCGCCTGCACCCGCGGTGCAGCCGCAGCCGTCGGCCGCGCCGGTCGCGATTCCTCCCGCGGAGTCGGGCTCGATGGCGCCGCCGCCAGCGCCGCCCGCCTACGTGCCGCAGGGCAAGGTGACGGTGCGATCGTCGCCGTCGCGGCCGCAGGCTTCAGCCGCGCCTCGGGTTCCCGCGAACGTCGCGCCGGCAGCACCCGCCGTGCAGCCGTCTCCAATCGCGACCGCGCCGATCGCCAGTGCGCCGCCACCCGCGCCGCCGCCCGCGGCTTCCATCCCGCCGCCAGTTCCGACGGCGAACCTCGTGCCGGTCGAGCCGCTCGTGGAACCGATGGAGCTTTCTCCTGCCGACCTCGCCCCGGCGAGCGAACCGCCGATGGCGACCGATCCGCTCGCGGAAACGGCCTTCGAAACTCGCCGCACCCCGCCACGCCCAAGAACGCGCGTGCCCCTGCATCCCGAGTGGCCGGCCGCCGAGCCGCCGCGCGTCGTGCGTCCCTGGTGGAGTCGGCCCTGGGCCTGGGGGGCGCTCGTGGTGCTGCTGTTCCTGATCGGATGGATGGTGGGCGGAATCCAGACCGATCGCGAGGTGGGGGAGAGCAACGCCTTCAGTCATCTGCTCCGCGCGGTGGGGCTCGGCGGCGCGCGTTATGAAGTCGAAGTGAGCAGTCACCCGCCGGGTGCGTGGATCGCGGTGGACGGAAAGGATCTCGTGCGAAGGACTCCGGCCACCCTCGAAGTGGCACCCGGAACTCACACCGTGAGCCTCTCATTCGCGGATCTGGGAAGCGCCTCGTTCACGGTGAAGGGCATGCGCGGGGATCACGTGCCGCTCGAGGCCCGGCTGTGGGGATCGCTCTCCGTCTATTCGGGTGACAGCTCGATTCCGGTGGCGGTGACCGTGGATGGGACGCCCCGCGGGCTCGCGCCGGTGACCGTCGACAGCATGATGCCCGGCGCGCACGATCTTCACTTCTCGGGACCCGGCCTCCAGTCGTGGGGACAGACCGTGCAGGTGCGCGTCAACGAGACCGCGCAGGTGGTGGCGCGGCCCATGTCCTCGCCGGCCACCGGCGTCATCGACGTGCGCGCGAGCTGGACCGATGCCGAGGGCTCCGAAGACCTGAACGGCGCGAACGTTTACGTGGATGGCGAGCATCGCGGCGTCACGCCGCTCACGCTCGAGCTCCCGCGAGGTCCGCACAGCGTGCGCGTCGAGAGCCGCGGGGAGCAGTCGCTGGTTCAGGTGATCGATCTCCCCGGCGGGAACCAGCGCTTTGCCAAATTCGAGCTGGGGCTCGCCGCCGATCGGCCCCGGCTCCAGGTGCTCGGCCTGCCGCTGCGGCTGAGCCCCGATCAGACCACCGTGCTCTCCGCCAACCTCGACGGCGTCACGCCGGGCGAAGTGCGCGACATGTGGCTGCACGTTCGCCAGCCCGAGGGCACCTGGCGACGCTACGAGATGACGACGATGAAGTCGCCGGGCGGCGTGGTGGGCTCGGCGGTATTCCCGATCACGCTGCTCGACGATCAGGGGCGCACGCTGTTCTACGTGAGCTCGTCCACCACCACCGG is part of the Candidatus Sulfotelmatobacter sp. genome and encodes:
- a CDS encoding pseudouridine synthase — translated: MRLNKLLASRGIGARRKCDALIQAGKVRVNGEVVTEPGRAIEPQRDRIEVEGRPLPGPAPARYYMLHKPVGVISTLSDPEGRRSLRDLLPPGPRLFPVGRLDADTSGLLLLTNDGELAHHLMHPRYGVAKRYRVHVDRAPNERELARLQNGVEFEPGIVSSPAQVWLRDSDSGEAVIELALHEGRQRQVRRMCEAVGLTVRRLHRYGYGPLKLGDLTRGLWRELSDEEVAALRAASARPQLRGSRGSQFTGRRSFERDRARPRRRFHAVEERRPRFESRPRDEGRAKLESGSRDERRPQFESRPRDERRPRFEGRSRVEGRAKLESRSRGERRPRLGRSGREAGRRPLAPRPARRDGRRPGPLEAPAGGPRRRARGPRQRPFEPRPQRPWRRGDERPSGANPPRPGRRPSAAGPSKRRRRGAPRTAATERPFERFRRRRPTS
- a CDS encoding UPF0164 family protein — its product is MKHLRSALPLVLIVSLLGSRPAQATKYAGEFLKIPVGARAIGMGGGFTAVADDASAPYWNPAGMVYLPYREVTAQHDWRFGDLLVHDYLGGVMPLGGETGKKAALGVTLIRLSTDDIPVTPRPGDLKPGEFLDYGADGQPGTFDFGEGDGKWEVGERLLIPPDRIFMASSYDAAGMISYARQHGPHWAYGLNLKFVHSSIPDTIPGQHVTSWGAGLDGGLLYMPTDAITLSASAHDLTTTYIAWSNGTHEQISPTLDTGIGVNFFPAPRHAITWGFDLAWGFERRSLDSEISLGGQTWDIRTGLEYWYANMVALRAGAYGKDLTLGAGVRYKQFGADYAVSITRFFASDNPDFPSDTSFDPSQLISIGWSW
- a CDS encoding glucose-1-phosphate adenylyltransferase family protein yields the protein MRHTMMLVLSGGGGERLGVLTAERAVSAVPFGGKYRVIDFVLSNCCHSGGERIGVLTQHAPTSLHDHIGAGRPWDLDRRGGGVTILQPYLTRSHAGWYRGTADAIAQNWDFIEERHPQRVLILSGDHVYRMDYRALLATHLERRSSATIAVTRVPADQTRRFGMATVDREGRVTALVEKPERADTPFASMGIYLFDTEALGELIQSKPVDMVLDVLRPMLQAGGRVVAHEFQGFWEDVGTVGSLYRANLELVAPVPRLVLDDQRWPILTRDEERPPVRIGSSAILEDSLVANGCRVSGAVRRSVLSPGVSVEAGAEVVESVVMSDVRIERGAHVRHAILDKYVRVGAGAEIGSGEPPQHREHAWLEGLTLVGKDAVVPAGARLGRAVMVGVGATPGSFGDGPVDAGTVIPSRVWHEVSE
- the glgC gene encoding glucose-1-phosphate adenylyltransferase, with the protein product MRTTRYAFILAGGVGSRLCLLAERRAKPAVPFGGKYRIIDFTLSNCVNSGIFDIGVLTQYRPTSLNQHIGTGRPWDLDRNRGGVQILQPALGMLESDWYQGTADAIYRNLIHLRRRRTDQVLILSGDHVYKMDYNVLFAFHTAKGAGVTVAVTEVPESQVSSFGILETDANGRVIAFREKPKSSPSRLASMGVYLFDRESLIRWLVEDAEDPGSSHDFGKDLLPRLVARDAGVYAYRFGDYWQDVGTLDSYYEANLAFLSKTPPLDLADPDWIIHTQSADRAPVRFEHGGRVAESLVANGCRIAGRVERSVLFPGVTVARGATVRDSIVMHDTVVGREAVVDRAIVDKEVHVGEQAVIGSGEARTPNRACPEHLSSGLLVVGKGARLPARLKVGRNARIGAFVTESAFAGDVPAGGVVDGPESMH
- a CDS encoding SpoIIE family protein phosphatase yields the protein MTLRLQAVVNGEPRIWPLQGERLGIGRSSRNAIQIADATVSKEHAEIVHLADGWWIRDLGSRNGTRVNQQEAPQPTRLQESDLLEIGSVILRVLGEAAEELTQWTPSQGVSSSLRLNARDILGRSGSTAASPGLVHVLAEAGRVLVLPRPLHETCEEILKFVEKAIPASRLILLLRDRPGAEPVQMAGRFRGGSARQPLAISRAILDTVLNECTSVITADAAMDPRFAARESIIALAVHSAMAVPLFDNEKVLGVLYADTSDFTVTYGQEQLEILTLLGNMAAVKITNARLLEAEQASQRMAQELATATRIQQNLLPDPPVGLAGWECAARLLTCYEVGGDLYDFYLRPDGRLIFALGDVSGKGMGAALLMSSVLSSARVLYDAAGEVGELVRRLNAVVHRGTDSGHFVTLFLGELDLGSGRLTYVNAGHNAPLVLGPNGVTALPADGVPLAVLPEFPYESRSIELQPGSLFALFTDGIPEARNGEEFFGDDRIRDALLELAKLPDLEQVADGLVEKVEAFTAGGQRSDDITLVMLRRAG
- a CDS encoding LysM peptidoglycan-binding domain-containing protein gives rise to the protein MLLLLAALALAPLWAGPSRAQVLAAAPADSTRAPRLGELRSAYQRAWKLKHDGRPELALQAAIQSLIEIEADLSADPNATERLELVDLQSRFEGLRDVARHDWESQPPVEPGNEADERVLNAPAVEELQPQFNTDVYRWIEFFTGNGRSTFERWLKRSGRYMSLFRTILQREGLPPDLVHLVFVESGFNLNARSVSHAVGPWQFVRSSARLFGLDVNQWVDERKDPEKSTVAAARYLKHLYSIFGDWPLALASYNAGEGTILRAIKSQGTTNYWDLKLPRQTEDYVPQFMAVLAISRDPVKYGFDDVELDDPMEFDEVALKGAVDLRSVARLAECGVDELKELNPAVVRHALPGKDGITTVRVPRGKGELISSKLQAGASIPLADVTVRHRVRSGETLQAIANQYHVSAQALARANGIGRKRPLRRGMVLAVPASRDLDAPLLVDASDPRASTSYVPPRELKVPAQLSGQSTAEGRTTHVVHRGETLASIADQYGCSASDIRRWNHLSTTYLRRGTRLKIRSSAADSAGVEAAAADSAQIAGLKAPPKRRHHSRSRQTSAIADDGSPHVVVQSGDTLSDIAKRHGVSVTSLMRANGLTSSRVRAGQRLRLPNG